A portion of the Krasilnikovia cinnamomea genome contains these proteins:
- a CDS encoding GNAT family N-acetyltransferase, giving the protein MHRFVALDEAMRRHHPAGNPHHYLAFLAVRPGLQRCGLGTSLLRHHHAYLDAENISAYVEAIDPAGRALFHRHDYQDRHGFQVPDGPQLCPMWRAPQPDGGAADSAKN; this is encoded by the coding sequence ATGCATCGGTTCGTCGCCTTGGACGAAGCTATGCGCAGACATCATCCGGCCGGCAATCCACATCATTACCTGGCGTTTTTGGCCGTGCGACCCGGACTCCAGCGTTGCGGGCTGGGTACGAGCCTACTCAGGCACCACCACGCCTATCTCGATGCTGAGAACATTTCCGCATATGTTGAGGCCATTGACCCCGCCGGTCGAGCGCTATTCCATCGCCACGACTACCAGGACCGACACGGCTTTCAGGTGCCCGATGGCCCGCAGCTCTGTCCGATGTGGCGGGCGCCGCAGCCCGATGGCGGGGCAGCGGACTCGGCAAAGAACTAG
- a CDS encoding radical SAM protein, producing MTLLGMPTVATPGPRSGPIGFTMGHHFTLAEGASVDELAEAATAPLSVILQVTKRCNFDCSFCSETLQLPDPTLTELDTIRGHLAGVQRVFLSGGEPLMRRDFGDIVDMYSDGFILGIPTNATRGLQHAAAMVGKVAFVNVGLEGPRATTDRVRGDYDQVMAGIRALQAVGLPLSLSAVVYRSTLAALPFTYQIADTLGAGKLKLILPLRKGNALDLAEHEFISLDEAAHTFDRLIEARAVHDWRPALRMTTWTPQTEGHMILVEVTGKASAWPVYDAPDLLEPLGDLLTEPVTEIWRRYRFKRNHFAKYLGTSIRTVAHADTPAGGYGRA from the coding sequence ATGACCCTGCTCGGCATGCCCACCGTCGCCACCCCGGGACCGCGTTCCGGCCCGATTGGGTTCACGATGGGGCACCATTTCACCCTCGCCGAGGGCGCCTCGGTCGACGAGCTGGCCGAAGCCGCGACGGCCCCCTTGTCGGTGATATTGCAGGTGACCAAGCGGTGCAACTTCGACTGCTCGTTCTGTTCGGAGACGCTGCAGTTGCCCGACCCCACCTTGACCGAGCTGGACACCATCCGCGGCCACCTGGCCGGGGTGCAGCGGGTGTTCCTGTCCGGTGGTGAGCCGCTGATGCGCCGGGATTTCGGCGACATCGTCGACATGTACTCCGACGGCTTCATCCTGGGCATTCCCACCAACGCCACCCGGGGCCTGCAGCACGCGGCGGCCATGGTGGGCAAGGTCGCGTTCGTCAACGTCGGCCTGGAAGGGCCCCGGGCCACGACGGACCGGGTTCGCGGCGACTACGACCAGGTCATGGCCGGCATCCGGGCGTTGCAGGCCGTCGGTCTGCCGCTGTCGCTGTCCGCGGTGGTGTACCGGTCGACGCTGGCCGCGCTGCCGTTCACCTACCAGATCGCCGACACCCTCGGGGCAGGCAAGCTCAAGCTGATCTTGCCGCTGCGCAAGGGTAACGCCCTGGATTTGGCCGAACACGAGTTCATCAGCCTGGACGAGGCCGCGCACACCTTCGACCGGCTGATCGAGGCCCGCGCGGTCCACGACTGGCGCCCTGCGCTTCGCATGACGACGTGGACCCCGCAGACCGAGGGTCACATGATCCTGGTCGAGGTCACGGGCAAGGCGTCGGCGTGGCCCGTCTACGACGCCCCCGATCTGCTCGAACCCCTCGGCGATCTGCTGACCGAGCCGGTCACCGAGATCTGGAGGCGGTATCGGTTCAAGCGCAACCACTTCGCCAAGTACCTGGGCACCTCGATCCGGACGGTCGCCCACGCGGACACCCCCGCCGGAGGGTATGGCCGTGCGTGA
- a CDS encoding TIGR03618 family F420-dependent PPOX class oxidoreductase, producing the protein MSTHQPLPQPVVDLLRQPNPAVMATVAADGRPVTVATWHLLEDDGRVLLGLDAKRPRLEHLRADPRVSLTVLAQDNWGTHVSMHGRVVSIADDVGLRDIDRLSRRYDGEPYVNRERPRGLRRGFDHFG; encoded by the coding sequence ATGTCAACTCACCAGCCTCTGCCGCAGCCCGTGGTTGATCTTCTCCGGCAGCCGAATCCCGCGGTGATGGCCACGGTCGCCGCTGACGGCCGTCCGGTCACCGTGGCCACCTGGCATCTGCTCGAAGACGACGGCCGTGTGCTGCTGGGCCTCGACGCGAAGCGGCCGCGGCTCGAGCACCTGCGCGCGGACCCGCGGGTCTCGCTGACCGTGCTGGCGCAGGACAACTGGGGTACCCACGTCAGCATGCATGGCCGGGTCGTCTCCATCGCTGATGACGTGGGCTTGCGGGATATTGACCGGTTGTCGCGGCGTTACGACGGTGAGCCGTATGTCAATCGTGAACGTCCTCGGGGACTCAGGCGGGGCTTCGACCATTTCGGGTGA
- a CDS encoding AAA family ATPase: protein MSVGGCVVVAVEGTHASGKTTLVHALTAHYRARGVLVEALPEPARSSPFIEQIVIHSRGDFDLDTEVDLFGAHLSSTRATRHQQLLICDKTPVNVLAYARLLLSAPAGSRTGAVLDAMASFCRAWAPGIYDATFWLPDTYPAHRDPLRARVTHLQDQTGQAVRAACADAGLTLHDVPPGLDLASRVTHLTRRVEPLLTTAAGYRPQP, encoded by the coding sequence GTGAGCGTTGGTGGCTGCGTCGTGGTCGCCGTCGAGGGCACCCACGCCAGCGGCAAAACCACCCTCGTGCACGCGCTCACCGCCCACTACCGCGCCCGCGGCGTCCTCGTTGAGGCACTGCCCGAACCGGCCCGCAGCAGCCCCTTCATCGAGCAGATCGTGATCCACAGCCGCGGCGACTTTGACCTGGACACCGAAGTCGACCTGTTCGGCGCCCACCTCTCGAGCACGCGCGCCACCCGCCACCAGCAACTGCTCATCTGCGACAAGACCCCCGTCAACGTCCTCGCGTACGCGCGGCTCCTGCTAAGCGCACCGGCGGGAAGTCGTACCGGGGCGGTCCTCGACGCCATGGCCAGCTTCTGCCGGGCCTGGGCACCCGGCATCTACGACGCGACCTTCTGGCTCCCCGACACCTACCCCGCACACCGCGACCCGCTGCGGGCCCGCGTCACCCACCTCCAAGACCAGACCGGCCAGGCCGTGCGGGCTGCCTGCGCAGATGCCGGGCTCACCCTGCACGACGTCCCACCCGGGCTGGACCTCGCCAGCCGCGTCACCCACCTGACCCGGCGGGTCGAACCGCTGCTCACCACAGCCGCCGGGTACCGTCCCCAGCCGTGA
- a CDS encoding IS5 family transposase (programmed frameshift), translated as MEKYCPESLWVLAQPLLPAHPKRHQGGGRRRIDDRFTEWTAHGVMNALHRAMLDVLGAAGQIDWSRASVDAMHVRARSKGDLTGPSPVDRGKPGSKVHAVADRNGLALYADVSAANVNDHLLLADVVDGVSPVRQPVGRPRHRPVKMHGDKGYDYPACREVLHERNIIARIARRGIESSSRLGRYRYVIERCLEWVSRFRRLVRRYERKAFHFLGFLRLACAVICYRRAVRLNLLTSNNPK; from the exons GTGGAGAAGTACTGTCCGGAGTCGTTGTGGGTGCTCGCGCAGCCGCTGCTGCCCGCGCACCCGAAACGTCACCAGGGCGGTGGACGACGCCGTATCGATGACCGGTTCACCGAGTGGACCGCTCACGGGGTCATGAACGCCTTGCATCGGGCCATGCTCGACGTGCTCGGCGCAGCCGGACAGATCGACTGGTCGCGGGCCAGCGTGGACGCCATGCACGTGCG CGCGCGGTCAAAGGGGGACCTGACCGGGCCCAGCCCGGTCGATCGCGGTAAGCCCGGCTCCAAGGTCCACGCGGTCGCGGACCGGAACGGGCTTGCCCTGTATGCGGATGTCTCTGCCGCCAACGTCAACGATCATCTGCTGCTCGCGGACGTGGTCGATGGCGTCAGCCCCGTTCGCCAGCCGGTCGGTCGGCCCCGTCACCGGCCGGTCAAGATGCACGGCGACAAGGGCTACGACTACCCGGCCTGCCGCGAGGTGCTGCATGAGCGCAACATCATCGCCCGGATCGCCCGCCGAGGCATCGAATCATCGTCCCGGCTCGGCCGGTACCGCTACGTCATCGAACGCTGCCTGGAGTGGGTTAGCCGGTTCCGGCGCCTGGTCCGCCGTTACGAACGCAAGGCTTTCCACTTCCTCGGATTCCTGCGCCTGGCCTGCGCTGTCATCTGCTACCGCCGCGCCGTACGCCTCAACCTGCTGACCAGCAACAACCCCAAATGA
- a CDS encoding LamG domain-containing protein gives MAADQEPTAQTEASAQRLAVACAKPVEVLAGADETTRVMALPSGDFSLDSYLEPQRVKRGDRWLDLDTRLEKTADGRFRPRVAADVSFSAGGTAPFATFREGGADFTLSWPSALPSGVVSGDSVTYPNVYPDVDLVVRAVAGGFSHVLVVKTPQAAANPAVRESSYVIGGSATVSETNDEIVIKGPKGVVAGAPRPVAWDSTRAAPASMKALRSSPAGAAAPAASPSTVRAPGDLARRSDLDVQISNRTLKVRVDEGLLAGQSAFPIFIDPVYSKYYQKWIPVSKLHPDSRWTSGDSYPRDVMRVGSNWDNHSDVWRAHTQFDISILKGKRLIKAPSVEAYVVHTGACAGEALEIWQTNGIDGDNLTWNGMRDKWLHGDPLQTRTAKANSGCSGQKPNYVKFDASGIKSHVQRHADAGFTTITFGLRVPTENGGHWVKVDRDKVKLTAEYQSKPTSPVAARSAPGGSCNRTSPGPWINDSTPTLYGTATDTDNSVKVVFDLTGPTSPADYTSRAVASKAEADWTTPTLADGNYKWRVYGTDGTDSTGWTDYYCYFRQDHTPPTMPEITRTSGQPVLGQPVTLSFSSTDALSGVQRFEYGVGVDSGDTTVNASSGKASVTFTPDSGRTQIYVWAKDNAGNRSARAIYNVFTGRITPIVPMGVWRFTYDLRDDSGTTDDSGNKDVHADEKDLRWNGSAGPSYTADHLGKGGAALEFTGGTCASTMPVLRSDVEFTAAAWVKLGDKSTNRTVLAISGADAPAWMLGYHAGTDRWETVLTDRDSSSVSWTVARSTTAPPLNTWQYVAASVDPVGKVLRLYLDGKLVAETAISSVPWRGEARTLIGCGGYGSTTYQEMVGAIDQVGMWSGLLTEAQLSAAANELPAGVSGAWMLRKTGADDSGHGYDLSIPEPVVPEPTNPEVPDESTDPETPPAPAAPTAWTGDQYARPESAWYVTGDRCATSPRSVVRSDESFSLAVWARLDDTSRMNQTIIGADGNRVSGWFLGARTNGQGVPFWSLMMKASDDEKSSSEWAYSTTNAFAATVGKWTHLVGTYNATTKTITLYVNGEKVSSVGRGGTNWAASGPLTIGCGKYAGVPADYFRGAITDVRVWRGVLTDAEATAVKGANPPVKLEGMWPLEGPRAEEPTNLEDRSDNTRHLSVAGAYSWEQDRFASRNGALGLALAEGSCAETAGPVVRTDGSFSVAAWVSLDELTGTRTVVSQSGTVRQGFRIEYFGEANRLRVVMPHSDTANAPLVEVRSLAAPAAGTWTHVAAVYDLPARKLRFYVDGEPQGEAPVPSAPWHAAGPLTVGCLGSTDGRRSDYLGGVVDDVRAWSSTVDPDLFGTFAHA, from the coding sequence GTGGCCGCTGACCAGGAGCCCACCGCGCAGACGGAGGCCTCCGCGCAACGGCTCGCCGTTGCTTGCGCGAAGCCGGTCGAGGTGCTTGCCGGGGCGGACGAGACCACCAGGGTGATGGCGCTGCCGTCGGGAGACTTCTCGTTGGACAGCTACCTGGAACCGCAGCGGGTGAAGCGCGGAGATCGTTGGCTGGACCTGGACACGCGTCTGGAGAAGACGGCCGACGGCCGGTTCCGGCCCCGGGTTGCGGCAGACGTGTCCTTCTCCGCTGGTGGTACCGCTCCGTTCGCGACCTTCCGGGAGGGTGGTGCGGACTTCACCCTCAGTTGGCCTTCCGCGCTGCCGTCCGGTGTGGTGTCGGGTGACTCGGTCACCTATCCGAATGTCTATCCGGATGTCGATTTGGTGGTCCGGGCCGTCGCGGGGGGTTTCTCGCACGTGCTCGTGGTCAAGACGCCCCAAGCTGCGGCGAACCCTGCGGTGCGTGAGTCGTCGTACGTGATCGGGGGCTCCGCCACCGTGTCCGAGACGAACGACGAGATTGTCATCAAGGGTCCGAAGGGTGTGGTGGCCGGGGCGCCGCGCCCGGTGGCATGGGACTCCACCCGAGCCGCTCCGGCGTCGATGAAGGCGCTGCGCAGTTCACCGGCCGGCGCGGCAGCGCCCGCGGCGAGCCCCTCGACCGTGCGTGCGCCCGGGGATCTGGCCCGGCGGTCGGACCTCGACGTCCAGATCTCCAACCGGACGCTGAAGGTGCGCGTCGACGAGGGTCTGCTGGCAGGTCAGTCGGCGTTCCCGATCTTCATCGACCCGGTGTACTCAAAGTATTACCAGAAATGGATCCCCGTCTCGAAGCTCCATCCGGACTCGCGGTGGACATCCGGTGACAGTTACCCCCGGGACGTCATGAGGGTCGGCTCGAACTGGGACAACCACTCGGACGTGTGGCGTGCCCATACGCAGTTCGACATCAGCATCCTGAAGGGCAAACGTCTAATCAAGGCGCCGAGCGTCGAAGCCTATGTGGTGCACACGGGCGCGTGTGCCGGGGAAGCGTTGGAGATCTGGCAGACGAACGGGATCGACGGCGACAACCTCACCTGGAACGGCATGCGGGACAAGTGGCTGCACGGTGATCCGCTGCAGACCAGGACCGCCAAAGCGAACTCCGGCTGCAGCGGTCAGAAGCCGAACTACGTCAAGTTCGATGCCTCCGGGATCAAGTCCCACGTGCAGCGGCACGCCGACGCCGGCTTCACGACGATCACCTTCGGACTACGGGTGCCGACCGAGAACGGCGGCCACTGGGTCAAGGTCGACCGTGACAAGGTCAAGCTGACCGCTGAATACCAGTCGAAGCCCACCTCGCCGGTGGCGGCCCGCTCGGCGCCCGGCGGTTCCTGCAACCGCACCTCGCCCGGCCCGTGGATCAACGACAGCACGCCGACGCTGTACGGCACGGCGACCGACACGGACAATTCCGTGAAGGTCGTGTTCGATCTGACCGGGCCGACCAGCCCCGCCGACTACACGTCACGTGCAGTTGCCTCCAAAGCAGAGGCAGACTGGACGACACCGACCCTGGCCGATGGCAACTACAAGTGGCGGGTCTACGGTACGGACGGCACCGACTCGACCGGCTGGACGGACTACTACTGCTACTTCCGGCAGGACCACACCCCGCCGACCATGCCGGAGATCACCCGCACGTCGGGGCAGCCGGTCCTCGGCCAGCCCGTGACGCTGAGCTTCTCGTCGACGGATGCCCTCTCCGGTGTGCAGCGCTTCGAGTACGGCGTGGGCGTGGACAGTGGGGACACCACGGTCAACGCCTCGTCCGGAAAGGCGAGCGTGACGTTCACCCCGGATTCCGGACGCACGCAGATCTATGTCTGGGCCAAGGACAACGCCGGCAACCGCTCCGCCCGTGCCATCTACAACGTGTTCACCGGCCGGATCACGCCGATCGTGCCGATGGGCGTCTGGCGGTTCACGTACGACCTGCGCGATGACTCGGGCACCACGGATGATTCCGGCAACAAGGACGTGCACGCCGACGAGAAGGATCTGCGCTGGAATGGATCGGCTGGCCCGTCGTACACGGCCGACCATCTGGGTAAAGGTGGGGCGGCGCTCGAATTCACCGGCGGAACCTGCGCGTCCACGATGCCGGTACTGCGCAGTGACGTGGAGTTCACCGCGGCGGCCTGGGTGAAGCTCGGCGACAAGTCCACCAACCGTACGGTGCTGGCCATCAGCGGTGCCGACGCGCCCGCCTGGATGCTCGGCTACCACGCGGGTACGGACCGGTGGGAGACGGTGCTCACCGACCGCGACAGCTCGTCGGTCAGCTGGACGGTCGCCCGCAGCACCACGGCGCCACCGCTCAACACCTGGCAGTACGTGGCGGCCAGCGTGGACCCGGTGGGCAAGGTGCTCCGCTTGTACCTGGACGGCAAACTCGTCGCCGAGACGGCGATCTCCTCAGTCCCGTGGCGTGGTGAGGCGCGCACGCTGATCGGTTGCGGCGGGTACGGGAGTACCACCTACCAGGAGATGGTCGGCGCCATCGACCAGGTCGGTATGTGGAGCGGTCTGCTCACCGAGGCGCAGCTCTCGGCGGCCGCCAACGAACTGCCGGCCGGTGTGTCCGGTGCATGGATGTTGCGCAAGACCGGCGCCGATGACTCCGGCCACGGATACGATCTGAGCATCCCGGAACCCGTTGTGCCTGAGCCGACCAACCCCGAGGTTCCCGACGAGTCCACCGACCCTGAGACGCCGCCCGCGCCGGCGGCCCCCACGGCGTGGACCGGTGACCAGTATGCCCGGCCCGAGTCCGCCTGGTACGTGACCGGTGACCGATGCGCGACCAGCCCGCGCTCCGTAGTCCGCAGCGACGAGTCGTTCTCCCTCGCGGTCTGGGCCCGGCTCGACGACACCAGCAGGATGAACCAGACGATCATCGGCGCGGACGGCAACCGGGTCAGCGGCTGGTTCCTCGGAGCCCGGACGAACGGGCAGGGCGTGCCGTTCTGGTCGCTGATGATGAAAGCCTCCGACGACGAGAAATCCTCCTCGGAATGGGCCTACTCCACGACCAACGCCTTCGCGGCCACCGTCGGCAAGTGGACCCACCTGGTCGGCACCTACAACGCCACCACCAAGACCATCACCCTCTACGTCAACGGCGAGAAGGTCTCGTCCGTGGGCCGCGGCGGCACCAACTGGGCCGCGTCCGGGCCGCTCACCATCGGCTGCGGGAAGTACGCCGGGGTACCCGCGGACTACTTCCGCGGCGCGATCACCGACGTCCGGGTATGGCGCGGCGTGCTCACCGACGCCGAGGCGACCGCGGTCAAGGGCGCCAACCCGCCGGTGAAACTGGAGGGAATGTGGCCGCTGGAGGGGCCACGTGCCGAGGAGCCGACCAACCTCGAAGACCGCTCCGACAACACCCGGCACCTGAGCGTGGCCGGCGCGTACAGCTGGGAACAGGACCGCTTCGCGAGCCGCAACGGCGCGCTCGGGCTGGCCCTGGCCGAGGGATCCTGCGCCGAGACGGCCGGGCCCGTGGTCCGCACCGACGGGTCGTTCTCGGTCGCCGCGTGGGTCTCCCTGGACGAGCTGACCGGCACCCGCACCGTGGTATCCCAGTCCGGCACGGTCCGGCAGGGCTTCCGCATCGAGTACTTCGGCGAGGCCAACCGGCTGCGAGTGGTGATGCCGCACAGCGACACCGCCAACGCGCCGCTCGTGGAGGTTCGCTCCCTGGCCGCCCCGGCGGCAGGCACCTGGACCCACGTCGCCGCGGTGTACGACCTGCCCGCGAGGAAGCTGCGCTTCTACGTCGACGGCGAGCCACAGGGGGAGGCACCCGTCCCGTCGGCTCCGTGGCACGCGGCGGGCCCGCTGACCGTCGGCTGCCTCGGGTCGACGGACGGCCGCCGCTCCGACTACCTGGGCGGCGTCGTCGACGACGTCCGGGCCTGGAGTTCCACGGTCGACCCCGACCTGTTCGGCACCTTCGCGCACGCCTGA
- a CDS encoding NUDIX domain-containing protein, whose amino-acid sequence MTPTHPVDVLLLLHHDDRVLLAQRSGTGYADGQWNLPSGKLEHGEDAITAVLRETHEEVGLHLDPAEVQMVATVHHRNTTGHARIGLVFTAHHDPDRHGEPVNAEPHKCARIEWFPADSLPTATYPYTSACVTAWRTDTPLQLSGWTHPHPA is encoded by the coding sequence GTGACACCCACCCACCCCGTCGACGTACTACTCCTTCTCCACCACGACGACCGCGTCCTGCTCGCCCAGCGCAGCGGCACCGGCTACGCCGACGGACAGTGGAACCTCCCCAGCGGCAAACTCGAACACGGCGAGGACGCCATCACCGCCGTCCTGCGCGAAACCCACGAAGAAGTCGGCCTCCACCTGGACCCCGCAGAAGTGCAGATGGTCGCCACCGTGCACCACCGCAACACCACCGGCCACGCCCGGATCGGGCTGGTCTTCACCGCCCACCACGATCCCGACCGCCACGGCGAACCCGTCAACGCCGAACCCCACAAATGCGCCCGCATCGAATGGTTCCCAGCCGACTCCCTGCCGACCGCCACCTACCCGTACACCAGTGCCTGCGTCACCGCCTGGCGCACCGACACACCCCTCCAACTCAGCGGCTGGACACACCCGCACCCTGCGTAA
- a CDS encoding DNA-binding protein: protein MTDVRLHLMGAHEIRIRLGGISRQRTYQITSRVDFPKAVADLGQGKVWLAQDVEGWIAANRAPLPANDG, encoded by the coding sequence ATGACGGATGTGAGACTGCACTTGATGGGCGCTCATGAGATTCGGATCCGGCTCGGCGGCATCAGCCGGCAGCGGACCTACCAGATCACCAGCCGGGTCGACTTCCCGAAGGCCGTCGCCGACCTGGGCCAGGGCAAGGTCTGGCTTGCCCAGGACGTCGAAGGATGGATCGCCGCGAACCGCGCGCCCCTTCCCGCGAACGACGGGTAA
- a CDS encoding DUF2625 family protein, with protein MRLLTDLVESNDPAWPEIEAAVAASPYPVVTLAADPQRADEELLWAQVTTRSWLGAVVHRSGGLVIDHGWLRVLGSGNNERHLASLSEINDSVTSGVIVAQDVLGGQFAWRPNTTGKPTICYLAPDTMDWEDCERGYGDWLAAMLGGATTAFYKDLRWPGWVDDVQACRLDHAISLWPPPWTREGKDLSAASRRPVPMSEAMSLIGVTRNGRSPA; from the coding sequence GTGCGCCTGCTGACCGACCTGGTCGAATCGAATGATCCAGCCTGGCCCGAGATCGAGGCCGCAGTCGCCGCATCGCCATACCCAGTTGTCACGCTTGCCGCTGACCCGCAACGCGCCGACGAGGAGTTGCTGTGGGCGCAGGTGACGACGCGGTCCTGGTTGGGTGCGGTGGTGCACCGCAGCGGCGGTCTCGTGATCGATCACGGGTGGCTGCGTGTCTTGGGATCGGGCAACAACGAGCGCCACCTGGCCAGCCTCAGCGAGATCAACGACAGCGTCACCAGCGGCGTCATCGTGGCCCAAGACGTCTTGGGCGGTCAGTTCGCCTGGAGACCAAACACCACCGGCAAGCCCACGATCTGCTACCTCGCCCCGGACACCATGGACTGGGAGGACTGCGAGCGCGGCTATGGCGACTGGCTCGCTGCCATGCTCGGTGGCGCGACGACCGCCTTCTACAAGGATCTGCGGTGGCCAGGATGGGTTGACGACGTGCAGGCGTGCCGCCTCGACCACGCCATCAGTCTGTGGCCTCCGCCGTGGACGAGAGAAGGCAAGGATCTCAGCGCAGCCTCCCGCCGCCCGGTACCGATGTCCGAAGCGATGTCCTTGATCGGCGTCACCCGAAATGGTCGAAGCCCCGCCTGA